In Leuconostoc kimchii IMSNU 11154, the DNA window AAGTTAATTTTCGAAAGTATTGATGATTTTGATGTCATTTATGAGGCAAATGATGGGCAACAAGCGATTAATATGCTAAAAAATAAAAAACCAGATTTAATATTGTTGGATATTATAATGGAAAATATTGATGGGTTTGGCGTTATGACTTATGTGAATCAATATTGTCCAGAAATTCCGGTTGTCGTTTTAACGACAGTAGACACTGGTGAAAATATCAAAAAAATGTTATTATTGGGTGCTAAAGGATATTTATTAAAGGATGCTAGTACTGAAATGATTGCTAATACAGTAGTGAATGCTGTCCAAGGAAATACGATCTTACAAAATAAAATTACAGAAATAATTTCAAATGATGAGCTATATGACACGCAAAACAATCAAAATATATTCAACTTGAATCCTACGGAAGTTGAAATACTTAGTGCGATTAGCCAGGGTTCCAAAATTAAAAACATTGCCCTGAAGTTACATTTGTCTGAAAGAACTATCAAAAATCACTTGACTGTAGTTTATGATAAAATGAATGTATCCAGTGGTGTCGAAGCGATTGCATTAGCAGTGAGAAATCATATCATTTAGCTGGTATGATTTGTCATTTATGGATTTAAGAATTGTTATCATATATATGATAACAACAAAAGTGATGATTAAATGAAAAGGCCAATTACCTGATATGGTAATTGGCCTTTTTGTACTATTCATGACGCATTCAGTTTCTTCTGTTGGTCTGTTGTAAATTAACCTGGTTTGACGATACCAGAATTATTTTTTTGAAAAGCGACAATCACCAAATGAAGTGCTATTGCAGCGATTCCAATCATCAGGAGTTGTAGCCATAAGGTTTGTGTGCCGTTACCGCCATATAAAATATTAAAATCAGATTGAATCGCGTAGAAACTAGGTGAGATGTAGCTCATGATTTTAAAGAAATCTGGCAATATACGTTGTGGTATCATACCAGCGCCTGAAATAACCTGTATAAGCATAAATGGCATGTTAACCATGATACCAAGTTGTCCTAAAATTAAGGAAAAAATGAGGTTAACGTTTAATGCGCTAAATAATTCAATACTGTGTGTTAACCACAGCTGCCAATAGGTACTTGTATTAAAGTTCAACATGTATTTAGCTAAGCCTATTATGATTAATGGTGTGAGAAGCGATAAGAGGCCAATTGTTATTTCAGTGTATAGATAGGCACGCCAGCGACCAATTAATGGTGAAAATGACTTATAACTTGTGACAATTAGCATCGCAGCGATCATAGAGCCAATGTAGAACGATAAGGTTAGAAAGAATGGCGCCATGCTGTGATGCATGCCTAAGGGAACAGGATTGATTTTAATGATGTTGCTGTTATATGAGTTAGCGATCTTGCCATAAGTACTGTTAATTTGATCAACAGCCTTAGCTTTTGTTGCGTTTGCTTGTTTTAATATTTTTTCTTGTTGGTCAGGATTAGCTGTAACAGCTTCTGTGACTTCTTTTTGTAATTGGTTGAGTTCAGCTGCAGTTAAAATACCTTGACTCTGCTTTAACAAAACACTTTTTTGAATTTGACTACCCAGTGCTTTTGAGGCACTTTCCATAGTCGTTGTCACAGTTGTTGGGTTAGAGTAGTTAATATAAAATTTGAGGTTAGCGGTACGATTGTGCGTGACATCCTTAACGTTATTGTTGAAATGTTCAGGCACATTAATAATGAGATAAACTTTGCGATCTTTTAATTGTGCCTTGGCTTCACCTAGCGTTAAATTTGTTTTAATATGTTTGAATGGTAACTTATCCTTCATTTGAGCTGTTAATGGTCGACTATCAGAATCTTGATTAACAATAGCAACGGGAAGTTGATCCACTTTATTGGGAATTGCTTTATAGCCAGAAAAGTAAACACCCACCATGAGTAGACCATAGAACAAGATAATAATCAAAGATCCGATGACACCTTTGCTTTGTAAAAATTTTTTAAAAGACATGCTATTTCTCCTTTTATTTTTCTGACAAAATCTTAACACTTTTCATAAATGCATGCAAGTACACGCATGCATTTATGAAAATGTTGGAGAGCAACTGTTATTGGTAAAATATTATGTTAATATAACTACAAAGAGGTGTTGATATGTCTAAAGAAATTGAAGATAAGAATTATGAATTGATTTTAAACGCCTTTGTGTCCTTACTCATTCAGGTGGGGTATCAGGCGACAACAATTAATAAAATAGCTGAGGCGGCTCATGTT includes these proteins:
- a CDS encoding response regulator, with amino-acid sequence MTKKIMVVDNHFIIREGLKLIFESIDDFDVIYEANDGQQAINMLKNKKPDLILLDIIMENIDGFGVMTYVNQYCPEIPVVVLTTVDTGENIKKMLLLGAKGYLLKDASTEMIANTVVNAVQGNTILQNKITEIISNDELYDTQNNQNIFNLNPTEVEILSAISQGSKIKNIALKLHLSERTIKNHLTVVYDKMNVSSGVEAIALAVRNHII
- a CDS encoding YhgE/Pip domain-containing protein; its protein translation is MSFKKFLQSKGVIGSLIIILFYGLLMVGVYFSGYKAIPNKVDQLPVAIVNQDSDSRPLTAQMKDKLPFKHIKTNLTLGEAKAQLKDRKVYLIINVPEHFNNNVKDVTHNRTANLKFYINYSNPTTVTTTMESASKALGSQIQKSVLLKQSQGILTAAELNQLQKEVTEAVTANPDQQEKILKQANATKAKAVDQINSTYGKIANSYNSNIIKINPVPLGMHHSMAPFFLTLSFYIGSMIAAMLIVTSYKSFSPLIGRWRAYLYTEITIGLLSLLTPLIIIGLAKYMLNFNTSTYWQLWLTHSIELFSALNVNLIFSLILGQLGIMVNMPFMLIQVISGAGMIPQRILPDFFKIMSYISPSFYAIQSDFNILYGGNGTQTLWLQLLMIGIAAIALHLVIVAFQKNNSGIVKPG